The proteins below are encoded in one region of Solenopsis invicta isolate M01_SB chromosome 8, UNIL_Sinv_3.0, whole genome shotgun sequence:
- the LOC105201342 gene encoding ras-related protein Rab-1A, translating to MSTMNPEYDYLFKLLLIGDSGVGKSCLLLRFADDTYTESYISTIGVDFKIRTIDLDGKTIKLQIWDTAGQERFRTITSSYYRGAHGIIVVYDCTDQETFNNVKQWLEEIDRYACDNVNKLLVGNKCDLHTKKVVDYTTAKEYADQLGIPFLETSAKNAMNVEQAFMTMAAEIKLRVGPPSSGASDPANKVKIEHGRPIESSKSGCC from the exons ATGTCCACGATGAATCCCGAGTA tgaTTACCTGTTTAAATTGCTTCTAATTGGAGACTCTGGTGTTGGGAAATCTTGTCTCCTGTTACGCTTTGCTGATGACACATACACAGAAAGTTACATCAGTACTATTGGTGTGGACTTTAAGATTCGAACTATCGATCTAGAtggaaaaacaataaaattacaaatttgggATACTGCGGGTCAAGAGCGGTTCAGAACAATTACAAGTTCTTACTATCGAGGTGCGCATGGTATTATTGTTGTTTATGACTGTACAGATCAGGAGACTTTTAACAATGTAAAACAGTGGTTGGAAGAAATTGATCGTTATGCCTGTGATAACGTCAATAAGCTGCTAGTCGGCAACAAATGTGATCTACATACTAAGAAAGTAGTAGATTATACAACAGCTAAG gaATATGCCGATCAACTCGGCATACCATTTTTGGAAACATCAGCAAAAAATGCAATGAATGTAGAGCAAGCTTTTATGACAATGGCTGCTGAAATAAAACTTAGAGTGGGTCCACCATCAAGTGGAGCGAGCGATCCAGCCAACAAAGTGAAGATAGAACACGGGCGTCCAATTGAATCTTCTAAATCTGGATGCTGCTGA